One Mycoplasmopsis bovigenitalium genomic window, TAAGAATCGTATTGATGTTCGGGTCAATTCTCTCCTTTTAAATGCCCCGCATTACGCGGATTTAGCGTTTTAAAGTCAAGCCATAATTTGGATTTATAAAAATCTAAATATTTTTTTAAATAAGTTTTATTTAGTATTTTTAAAGCAATATCAGTTGAGTTGCTATCGTCTGAATTACTTGTAGGTTCAACCTCTAATATTCCTTTAAGTTTTTTAATAAGTGTTTTTAGTTGCTCTTCGCTTGCTACGCTTTGCTCTTTATCAGATAATTTATAGCGTTTTATTAAATCAATATTTCTGATATAACGAGAAACATAACTTATATTAGGTACTCCTTGAATCGCTATTTCTTCCACTCAATAATCTTTAATTTTTGGTATTTTCTCTTTTATTTTTTGCGAATCATTTTCTAACACATCATTAGCATAGAACACTTCATTTTTATCAAAATCATCTTCTTTATTTAACTTAAATTTAAGTCCATTATATTCAAACACTTTTGTTTTATCAACTTCTTCAGTAGGTTTATTTTGCCCACTGCTTCCTTGATTATTTCCATTATCCGGTAATATAATCGCTCCATTTTTGCCAGATCCAACTTTCCCTCTGTTTTGCTTGTCAACAAACAATTGATAAATATTACAACTTGTCGCACATAATGGCAATAATGCTAATGGTGCTACACTTAACAATTTAATTTTTTTCATTTTTTACCCTAAAAGTTTTCATTACTTTGCATCTTTCTATTTCTATTATATCCCATTTATTCTTTGCCGCTATTTCTACAACTCATTGAACCGCCACGTCTCAATTTTTCGTTGCTCCTAAGGGCTTAGTATATTTACCTTTCCTTCCCCGAATTCTATAAAACGTTTTTTGTTTATCGCTTTTCATTTTTTCCTTTATTTATTAGTTATTACTATTAACTCCTTGTAAGTTTGCTACATCATCTAATAATTCATCAATTACATTGTTGATACTTTATTTTCTAAATTATTTAGTTCTTGATTTTGTATACGTTTTCCTCTTTATTTTTTTGTTAAAAATTAAATGCTATATTTTGTTAGACCTAATTTTTAATATCTTTTTAAATCCAAAAAATATTTTTTATAAGACAAGGAGAAGATTAAAATACAATAAAAAACATTTGAAATGAATATGATCTTATTAAAAAATTGTAATTAAAAAAATAGATAAAAAATAACAAATAGCACTATAAATAAGGCTTATGCATTATTTTTATTATTTGAAACTGGGAAACTCGGAAAGTTTTTAAAAATATTTAATTTAAATTTGTCAAAATAATTAAAGCATTACTCTATTTATAAATGCTTCTGCATCATTTGATGTTATATGGCTATATTTTTTAATGCAAAAATCAAACAAAGTGCTTGTCCAATTTGGAGCTTTTTTCTTTTTTAATTTTAAAAAATGATTGAAACAAAAAAGTTCAAGACCACACAATTAAATTTTTTTACCTTAATTTGTGTTGCACTTGAACTTTCAATCATGAATTCCAAGAAGCAAATTTAAATGCAATATCTTTATGTGTAAAAGTACCTCCATATCTCCCGCGTTTCACATATATTCCTTTTGCATTTGTTTTATTAATCCATTTTTAAGGCGATAATGTAAAGGTATTGCTACTTGCTTTAATTTTAAAGGAGTCGAATTCGACCCCTTTAAAATTAGGGATGTTAATAATCTCTTATAGACCAAGGAATTCAATTGTATCTCTTACCCTTAACCAGTTTTTAACTTTAACATAAATAAACTAATCTTTAGTAATAGTTCGAAAAATTTAGGTGGATTTCCACCTTTTTATTTCAATGTGTTGAAAAATATTTAATTTAAATTTGTGAAAATAATTAAAACATTACTCTATTTATAATGCTTCTTTTGCATTTTTGTTATATGGTTATATTTTTTAATGCTGTTATTCATGTGAAGCTCTTGTGCAATTTGAAGCTTTTTTTGTTTTAAAAAAATAATAGAAACAAAAAAAGTTCAAGACACACATTTTTTACCTTAATTTGTGTTGCACTTGAACATACAATAAAGCATATAGGCTTAAAATTCATATATTTTTGGATGAACTGGGGAACGTGGGACAACCATTATGCGATTAATTATATCTATTGATTACAAAAACAACCAGTCATTGTGGTACTAGCTGCTTGTTTAAATACAATATTTACAGTTTGTTCAAATATTTATAGATTTAGAAGATTAAAATCCATTTTTCTTTCTGTGAGATATAGATCATAAGCCATTATTGCGGGAATAAATCTTACTTGAACATTTTGTAGTCCAAGATTTTCTAGCATTTCAAGTTTTACTTCACCTTTATTTTCTATATAATCATTTTCTGAAGGTAGAAGAAAACAATTCTTAACCGCGGAAAACTCATGATCATTTATGAATTTTTGATAAGCTAATTGATATAAATATTGTTTTGTAATTGATTCTATTCCTGGTTGTCCACTTGGTGTAATTCCGTCTTCCAAATGTGCGTTATAATACTTTGCGTCAAATATAATAAATTCATAATTACCATCATTTTGAAAGATGGATACCAAATCTGGTATTAAAGTATTTTTCGCCTCTTTGCCTGTAATAGTTCACAAAGGCTTTTCAATTAAATCTATTAATTTTTTCTTTTTATCATAACCATCTTTTAAAAGCACTGGAAGGTTCAAAGCGCCCAAACTATTTTCCAATTGATTGTTCATAATGTGCGCACAAATCTTTTCCCAAACCAAATTGAAACTATTAGTCCCAAACAAAGATAAGCAATCAAGATTATAAAGACTACCTTTTTCGTTTATATAAGAATATATGGTCATTAAAACTAATTGTTTTCTCGTGTTAAACTGTACATTTAGTTCTTTTTCAATTCTATATAAAATATAATCTTCATCACCAAAATCATCTAATTTCTCATCAGAAAAATCTACTTCTGTGATTTCAAATAAATCAAGAAGATTAGCTTTCTTTAATTCTTCAGAAATCTTTGTTAGTATTCATTGATGAAGCCGAGTAAAATAATCAAATTCATTAGTAACTCTTTTGCGAGTGTGTAATTCTATATAATATGGTTTTTCATTTGATAAAACTGCAAATGATTCATTTATAGTTTTATCCCATAGAATTTCTCCTGTTCCATTGAATTCAACAATATCTTCTGTGCTTTTATAAATTCCATTTTCATAATAATCATTTAATAAAAACAAGATTACTGCTAAAAGATTAAACGAACTACTTTCACTACTATCATTAAACATTCTTATAGTTTGTTCTGAAGAATTGTATTTTTCAAGAACCTTTATTATTTGTTTTAGCTCGTTAGTAGGATTCTTAGTGCTTAACAAATACTTCGGATAACACTTAAGCACCCTACCTGCTACAACAATAACTCCAACAAAAGTAAATACATAAAAATATTCATTCTTGCCCACTTCAACATCGGATATCTCAATATCTTCATATAGTAGTTCATCCATGTTCTTTTGTTTATCAGAAGCTTTTACAGCTTTTAATACACCATATTCTTTTAACTTTCTAATTAATATTACGACTTCATCTTCATTACATTTCAAGATACTACAAAGTTCCTTTTGAGTATAACGTATTTGTTCTCTTATGAATTCGGAGATCATAGAAAAAGCCCCCCCCCCCCTAATTATTTGAGTTGTCATTTTCATGTTCAACATCTTCAATATCGCAATCCAATATAATATCAGCATTGAATATTCCAACACCTTTTTGTTCAAATTCTTTACAAATTTGAGAATATCTCGTGCTATCTTTTGAACACCCTTCAAATAGTTTTGATCGTTTTTGTTTGGCAGCATCCTCAAACA contains:
- a CDS encoding LlaJI family restriction endonuclease, which encodes MKMTTQIIRGGGAFSMISEFIREQIRYTQKELCSILKCNEDEVVILIRKLKEYGVLKAVKASDKQKNMDELLYEDIEISDVEVGKNEYFYVFTFVGVIVVAGRVLKCYPKYLLSTKNPTNELKQIIKVLEKYNSSEQTIRMFNDSSESSSFNLLAVILFLLNDYYENGIYKSTEDIVEFNGTGEILWDKTINESFAVLSNEKPYYIELHTRKRVTNEFDYFTRLHQWILTKISEELKKANLLDLFEITEVDFSDEKLDDFGDEDYILYRIEKELNVQFNTRKQLVLMTIYSYINEKGSLYNLDCLSLFGTNSFNLVWEKICAHIMNNQLENSLGALNLPVLLKDGYDKKKKLIDLIEKPLWTITGKEAKNTLIPDLVSIFQNDGNYEFIIFDAKYYNAHLEDGITPSGQPGIESITKQYLYQLAYQKFINDHEFSAVKNCFLLPSENDYIENKGEVKLEMLENLGLQNVQVRFIPAIMAYDLYLTERKMDFNLLNL